Genomic window (Arachis hypogaea cultivar Tifrunner chromosome 13, arahy.Tifrunner.gnm2.J5K5, whole genome shotgun sequence):
AAGTAACCATAAGCTTTCAAGCTATAGAACAAACACACAAATTGAACAGTACAAAGTACCCTTTTCATGTAAGGAGAATTTGCACATCACTGAATATGAAGATAAGTAATTTATAGAAAAACTAAAGGGATAAAACAAAACACATTATTGTAATGTAATGTATCGTAGAACAAAGGGATAAAAATGAAGGTAAAAGACATCACAGTCATTGTATCAAACATGTGGTGATCATTACCCCAAGTGGTGCCAATACAGAAGGCCTTCTCCTTCTGCACTTCCAAACACTCctgccaaataaataaataaacagggAGTTTAAAAACGAATTAGAATTAGTATTCATAATTTCATCTGAATCAGAAGTGAAAGCGTGAAGAAGCTGAGATGTTCACCTTGTCGAGATCCTCACGAGAACGAGAGGTTCTCGTAGTTCTTGTACTGCTTCAGTCGAGTCTCGCGGTACTTCTGTAGCTGTGGTTAAGCTTCACCCATGGAATCCATTATATATCCTTCCCATGGAGCTTCAGCACAGCCACACGCAGGAGGAGACAGAGACCGGCGACGCAGGAGGAAAAACATAGCGTTACGGGTTTCAGCCATGGAGGAAGGAGCGACGTTTGAAGGCTTACGAGAGAGTGAGCACGACAGAGGCTTTGAGACGGAGGGAGCGTCGATGGAGGGAGCGGCGAAGCAGGGGTTGGAAGCGCGACAAAGTTCTGGAATTAGGGTTGGAGGCGCGACGAAGCTCTGGGGTTAGGGTTGGATGCGGCGGCGGAGGGAGCCCGTGCGACGCAAGGTACGACGGAGAGAGATCTGTGACGTCAGCGGCGGACGAAGCTGGTGTGATGGAGAGAATAAGCAACTCGGTGACGGAGAGAGGAACAAGCTCGTTTGATATGGGTAGAGTGTAAATGGATCGAGTGGATAGAAATAAGATTAGGGTTATCTCAATATTTATCCACggaaaatttaaattacagacggattttccgtctgtaaccatttttcacggaaaaaaaattaatttttttgatggAATTATcgacgaatttttttttttgtctgtaatttatgttaattcatttttttggttttctaacaAAAAATCTTTCTAAAATTCTTTCTGTATTTCTGTGggataaaatttatcaaaaatatctgtctgtaataactagttttctagtagtgtaaGGTTTCTTTTACAAAGGTCAACTTCTTGGTCTTTTAACCAGCTAAAAGTCTCTTTTACCTTTTTTTATTCAAACCATAAAATtaggaatttgaaatttgaatattggCTTGATCGAAGAAGGAAGAGCAGCACAAACTTACTTGCTTACTGATGATCCCAAATTTAAACTTTTAGATTTGTGCTTTGGCTCCAAATAACAACATCAATCATTGATTTATAGCAAAAAAATTTTGTCACcactttcattaatttttttcaaaataatggtgtataaaaaggaaaaaatatgaagtaattgactttcatattaaaaaaaattaattaccttTAACTTCTCTAAATTCTGCTGAATTTGCTTTTAATGCACTTGATTTaacattaactttttttattagttttttctttcttctactttgatatttgaattaaaaaGTGAGCTCTTTCATGTCTGACCAATACCCGAAATGAACAAACGTTGGGACTTAACTCAACTAAGGGTTGTTTTACTTTTGCTTGGGCTGAGTTGgtataaatcatttttcattcagtAGCCTTGAATGCATTTGGTTTCATATGTTTGGACTGCAAAAATAATTTGAACCTAAACACTAAATCAACAATATTAAACCCACTTAAGGTTTTAAGTTATTAACCCAAATTAATatatttgtcatcattaatttgttatttatttttctaaactcAACATAAACCTATACTTTAAgttctacaaaataaaaaatttttaaaaattaataatatcaactatttaaaaaattagttttcaatatttttattaaaaaataaattttagaataatcTATAACTtatgtctaattttttatttaacttattttttattataaattttaaatatttaataattttttatttttatatttttaaaattaaatattaatttttaactttttttaataagtTAAACAAATACTCTTAGACACTATAGCAATCTATACAGGCACGGATTGAGTAACAAGCATGAGGGGCACTTACTTCTATACAGGCACGGATCGAGTAACAAGCATGAGGGGCACTTACTccattgtgttttttattttttttaaaaaaaatagttatatataatgtgtttctattttaaattttaaatgactctattacaaataaattaaattcaatggtCAAAGTTTTAAGTtcacttttttttctattattttgactattatttaacctaattaaatttagtttttgtGTCATcacttttttattctctttaatatttttcttatctttatattttcAACCTTCTTTTTTTATTCCTTATCTAGTGATcatctttttttatcaaaagataaattttaaattctttatgtttttttatatagCTCTCTATGACTTTATGTATCTTccaatttcattgtttctctttttaaaattttcaattacaaattttaattcaaatagttatagtttttaggtattaatctaatgttttattttcttcatgactttatatattttattttattttcaatttattcatccttattatttgttttatatcttttgttctattatatgtacctatattacatataaaattttaaaatgaattgattaatttactaatttaaaatatattttttatttttaaaaataataataaaaaatatttcaatattacaatacataattaaacatgcataaaatcttttatctaatattatatcaaaattaaattaaaaatatataacaaatttgattattttaaaaggaaattaaaaaaattataaattatatttctactattttatataaacatactatacaaatttaatttttctagtgtttatatataattttagtttcaaattataaatactagtgtaTCATTAATCGCTAATATGCTAattaattcagatttttattattaaatatgtataaaaaattagttagataacaaattttctataatttaataaaaatattttaaatttaaatttttaaaataaaaaatatattttttataaattatatataataaataatattttaaaaataaaaatattcactaactttttaaatttttatatctctatataattaataatattcaacaaattttattttaatgtatatatttttaactccacctttaaaattttttgtcacTGATTAGTGATTCCATAAGCATTAAGCATACGTATAAGGCTAGAAGTGTACGTGCGTTTCTGGAAATTTCCACGGAGATCGAGATACACTTCACTGACACCTACGAACTATAAACAGTTAAAACGAAAGTGTTCATTCATACACACTTATTTCCTTGCCAATACCATTATATCATTTGTTCAATCAACTGACACAACAGAAAAAACAGCAAAagtgaagagaaagagagagatgggTGTGGATTATTACAAGATCTTGCAGGTTGATAAGAATGCAAAGGATGAAGACTTGAAGAAGGCTTATAGGAAACTTGCCATGAAGTGGCACCCTGATAAGAACCCCAACAACAAAAAAGATGCTGAAGCTAAGTTCAAGCAGATTTCTGAAGCCTACGAGGTATCTTTCTTCTTATGGCAATTGCAAACTTTTAACCTTTTTTAATCGGAATTTGTAGTGAAAAACTGAACTGAGTAGAACTTTGAACCCGGATCATGCTTACTTTTTTGTATGTGATCCTTACAGTTGATACTGCTGatattctttcttttatcctGAGATGATGGTTGAATGGTGAATATGAAAGATTTATCTATCTGGATTGTGGTTTTATCTTCTTAATACTCttataactttatttatttttcctcttccagaaacCAGGATCAAAACAGGGCAATCTGAAAGATGCTTATTATGTTTTGGATTTTCTTGTAATTCTATGTGATGCTAAATAGCTGATGGTTTGTCCTATCTGAAAGGGTAGAGCAAATTTTGTAGCTTTTACCAAATTGTAGTAGAAAAGGAGTTGGATTCAATAAACAGTTTGATGATAGTAATGCTTACTTTGTTCCCATTATGAATATCATAGGTTCTTAGTGATCCTCAGAAGAGAGCTATCTATGACCAGTATGGGGAGGAGGGGCTTAAGGGACAGGTACCCCCTCCTGATGCCGGTGGACCTGGTGCAGGTGCTGGAACTACTTTCTTTTCGACCGGAGATTTCCCAGGAGGATCATTTCGGTTCAATCCCCGGAGTGCAGACGACATTTTTGCAGAATTCTTTGGGTTTTCAAGCCCGTTTGGTGGCTCCGGTGGGAGAGGAAGTGGCATGAGGTCGAGAGGATTTTCTAGTGGAATGTTTGGAGATGATATGTTTGGATCCTTTGGCGAAGGAGGAGGGGTGCATGTGAGCCATGGGGCGCCTCGCAAGGCGGCTACCATTGAGAACAAGTTGCCCTGTACCCTGGAGGAGATATACAGAGGGACCACCAAGAAGATGAAGATTTCTAGAGAAATTGTGGATGCTAGTGGGTGAGTAATAACATTTTCTATATGGTAGTAAATTAGAGCATGCATGCAatcattgaagaagaaattaactGCATTTTTGCATGTGTGCAGGAAAACCATGCCGGTAGAGGAGATATTGACCATCAACGTGAAGCCTGGTTGGAAGAAGGGCACGAAGATCACCTTCCCGGAGAAGGGAAACGAACAGGTGAACGTGACGCCAGCAGACCTCGTCTTCGTCATCGAAGAAAAGCCGCACGGCGTCTTCACTCGTGACGGAAACGATCTCATCGTGACGCACAAGATCACCCTCGTGGAAGCCTTGACCGGTTACACAGTGCGCCTCACCACACTGGATGGCAGAACCTTAAACATACCAATCAACACCGTGATTCATCCCAACTATGAGGAGCTTGTACCGAGAGAAGGCATGCCATTACCAAAGGATCCATCAAAGAAGGGCAACTTGAGAATAAGATTCAACATCAAGTTCCCAACCAGGCTCACTGATGAACAGAAATCAGGAATTAGGAAACTCTTGCCTGCATCAGCatcagaataaaaattaaaatatatattgatgACAGTCGTATACAAGctatttagagaaatattatacgtattatttttgtctttctttcaacatttttcatgttataaatataaatagatctctaaaaaatttttcttattttattacgTCTAGATTCTTGAAATTtacaaaaacaatatatatatatatatatatatatatatatatatatatatgtttttattttaatcaaattatttggacaaataaatctttaaagatatgaaaaaaaaagtatatatcttCTTTTTATAAAGTTTAGGaacattaatataataatttttttttagacaTGAAAACGTCTAATGCAATCTGTCAATTGTGTGAATTGAATTCGGTGGTTTGGTTGAGAAATTCAACTTTAATAGGATCAAATGGTATAAAAATTTTATGGAAAGGCGAGAAATGATTTGAGTACCCAACTCTCTGTACACTATGTTTAAGTATTAACACGTTATCATTCTCAGATTGACATGACCAAACTCACTCAAATAATACAAATCAAGTCTAGGAGATGATTTTGCTGTCCACGAATCTAATTTCTCCCAGCGATGCCATCATTTAACGAGAGGGGAGAACAAATTTCCTTGCACATTTTTGTATTCTACAAATTCTATCCCGAGTACCTACCCATTTACCTATTCCTACATTACTTgagcgcatatatatatatatatatattcagaaTTATCCTACAAACACTATGGTGTCACTTTATTCATGGCATGTTTCTTTAATCACTGGACTCTGATGAGGTTGAATCTGTTCCATTAGGATCCATGTTCTGGTCGGCATTTTCTCCGGCGTCAGTATCTGATTTGTGGCTTATATAATCTTCAACATCAACTTGTCCGTCTTCATCATCATTGTCATCAACGTCCTCATTTTCATCATCATCCACATTATGGTTGCTCCCCTCTACAAAGTTCTCAGATTTTCCACTAAATCCACCCTCATAtccatcattattatcatcaatTAGATATTCATACGCATCAACTGTTGACTGATAAATATCATTTTCATAGGCCAATTTTTCTGAGCTGCTAGCACTTCTAGCAGCAGCTTCCACTTCACTTCCATTCATCTTTTCATTGATAAAGATACCAGCTGTATACCCTGTGATATCATCTGGAGTGTCCTTCTCAACACCAGTGACACAGACCTTGACAGCCGGTTTCTGTCTACTTCGAACACTCCGACGAGCACGTACATTTTGTTCTGCATGCCTACATGATCTCCCTTTCCATCCAAGTAAATTTCCTATTCTCATGCTGCTAGAGGTCGTGCTTCTCTTTCTAGAATCATGTCTTGAACTAAGAACCCGTCCTTGTGATCTCCCACTCGCACAAGAATGGCTCCGGCCCTGTCGGGACCTTTGTCCTCTGCTGTAGCTTGCAAGGCCAGCACCAAGACCAACCATGTTTTCAACAGTATGCTTAACCTTATGCATGCTTTGTCCCTGCCGGGATCTTTGTCCCTGTTGGGACGTTTGTCCTCTTTCTTCAATTGCACTATCACGGCAAGATGATTTGGCAGAAGCATATTTTGTCGGAAGCTTCTGAAAGTGACAAGGACTGGCGTAAATTTTTCAACGAGAAAACATAATTTGATCAAAATTCTATTGATGGCATGCCAACCAACTCTAACTCAGAAACTCAAATATGGTTCCTATCGAATAAATATGTCTAAATTCATATAAAAGTTTACTATATTGAATCAGAAATACCCACCATAACAATTCcaattcttttatccttttcagACTCCATCTTCTGCTGAAAGGTGTAAGAGGTGCATGCATCGAGTTCCATGAGTCTCAGAGCCACCGCAGCTGTTGTGCACGGCACCCATGGAAGTATCCTTTCAGCACCTACAAAATCATTAGTTGGAGGACATCCAGAAGAACTTCTCGAACCCAGCAGCTCAGAGGTAGTTTCATAGTTTGAATCCAAATACTCCCTCTTTATAGCGCTTTCTAATACAGTTAATATCTGAAAGTGTAACACATTATTAACTGGTAAATAACAAGCTTAGAACAAAAGAATACATCACAGATACTCAAGTAGCTTCAGGCTATTAAAAAAGGAGGACAAACtgatttggattaaaaaaaaaaacccaaatctTAACACATTAGCAGAAATACTATACTTTGAGATGCTTAACTTACAAATAACTAGACATATACCCTTTTAGTTAGGTCAGAATAACTACACATATACAGATTACTATTTCAGAAGAAAGTGTTAACTTGTATACACCATAAAATTGCAATAGGGAAAATTTAAGAGATTATTGTCCACAATTTTACATTTAAGGCTATGTTATTTCCTCCGGGTACCAGTGTTCAAAACATGGCAAATCTATCAACCATAGTAATCACCTAGATTTCCTCCTGTAATCTTCGAAAAACATTTGGCAGCTACAAATTCAATTATTAACACTTAAACAGTCTTCAAAACCAACCATCAATTTAGCATTAGTTATACTTTTTGTAATGAGAAAGGAAGATCAAGGATTTATCATTGACAATATGATGACAACTATATGACAGGCCAGTATAAAAATGCTTAACAAGTAGCAAAACAAGTTGAAGTTCCAAAGCATGCTCTATCAAAGATATGTTGAAATATAACCTCCAGGAGGTCTTCAGTTGATGAGCAAGCATCCAGTTTTGTACACCATGATTTCCTATAACTGTTGGTCCAAATACCGTGAAAAGCTTCTTCGGGAACTGAAACCTACCACCATGGCTAAATATGATCAGTTGCAGACTTCCAGTGAACAAGAAacagaaacaaacaataaggaaACACATTATCTAAATGCTAAAAATCATTgccaaacaaaataaaagtagGTCATCACCTCAACAATTGACAATAAGACCTTCAGCAATCTCATTCTCAAAGGAAGATAAGATGAAACATGAAAATAATCAGTGTCAATCTTTGCCTTGCCGTGAGCATTGAGAGTTCTATTGCAGGAAGGGCATTTGATTCTATCAAAGAAATAAACATCATGACATGAATCACACACAGTCAACAGTTTGCTACGCCTCCTCTTCCCAAACTTCAAGGCACATAATATTGACGAATTTAGGCATTCATTTAGCATCCATTTCTCAAAGTCCTGATATCTCAGAAGAGCATCCCTGTTTTCAGCTTCATTTCTTCCAAGCTGAACTGCAAAAGATGTCGAGACCTCTGAAGCATCTGAATTATCGATGCACACAGATGTAGGATGGTGAATATCACTACAATAATTGTTCGTATCCACTTCAAAAGCTTCTGTCTTGAGCCTCTTGACAGTGTCCCCATTCTCCATTCTTGCATCACCATTATGGACATTCCTTCTAATAGATTCCTTGAACGCCATCTCAATACTTTGCAACATCATATGCAAGTGTGACTCCCTGATCCCACGTACATCCAACGAACCCAATAGGGAATCAAATCCCTGTAAGTAAATGGAATACATAAAAGAACCCAACTAGTTCATGACATGGATACAAAAAAATGCACATGCAACAGAAAGAATTAGTTCATGACATCAATGAGAATTAAACTTGATATCTAAATGCTCAAGAAATGAAGACATCAAACAACTTCCAATAAACAACAAACTTCATAACACTGAGGTGATCATTTCCACAAGCAAAACATCAGTAACAGACATCTCTTGGATAAAATACATCAGGCTAGACAGGGTGTGACGACTTAAACAATGAAAAATGCCGCCATATGGCACACAATGCTCACATGGAAATCATATAATGGACATCAATCTCACAGAAGCAATACCTTTTCAGAATCAATCAATTTCCAACAACCATCATGCAACTCCACAAAAATCCTGCCACAACCAGGATCATTTGGAGAAGCAGATGCAATGAACTGCCAGTATCGGTTATGTCTGCGATCCAAGCCAAGAGGCAATGTCCTATACATGTAGGTTTGTTCTGCCAAGTAACCAATGTAAGATTTTATATTTGACCTTGATTTTTCAGGAGCAAATCCAAATTGTTGAAGAGAATAATTATCTTGGTTAGCAGAACTTTGATGGAGCTGGTGGCTAACTTCTAATGAGGAACTCTCAATATGATTTGGATTTTCCAGTAGTTCGTTGATCTGATTGCACCGGCCAAGAGGGGTTAATAAAGCCTCGTCATTCTTGTTATCAACAGAAAGGAATGGCTTCTGTTTGTCCTCAAGTGATGGAAATGCACTATTTGATTCACTCCTGTTGCTGAAATTAGATACAGGATGCATCTTAACAAAGTAGTCCTCTTTGATACGACGTTTACCCAGCTGTGCTTCTGCCCACATCTGCTTCTTTAAAGCATTTGCAGCTTCTAGACGATCCtgaaatatctgctcatcagaaaACCATATATTTTTAAGGCAACCCACAACAATAGAAAATGATTTTAAAATGAGGAATACCTCAAGTGTAACACGAATTAAGTTCCCTTCAATTGCCACATTAACCAAAGCAACGAGAGCATTAAGACGCTCCTCAACACTGAGGTCAGAGTACTCTCCTTCCATCAACCCCTGTACCCACGACTCATCTGGAATGCTTTCATCAATATCCATACCTTCAAGATTAGGATTAGACACATCATTGCTGCAAACAGCAATATCACAAGAGGCACTAATCCCTTTGTGCATATCAATGCCTTCAGAAACAATTGACAGTATATCCTCATCCAGTTTCTCATGGTCATAGcaaccaagtgtttgagaaaccTTACCAGTGTCCTTTCTAATTCTCATTACGGTTTCTGAATTAAATTCTACAGAACTGAAACCCccattttttatattagtttcaGCTCCTAAATCATCAGTTTCAATATCTTCTGCTACATCACTTTCAGAATCATCTTCTCTTCCCCCCTCTTCTGCTTCACCAGCATCCATATATCCACTTTTGAATATCCTGATTCTTTCCCTGGCAGCTGAAAAAATTGCTTCAGCATCAGACAGATCCTTTCGATATGCAGGACGTACACAATACGTCAAAGGAGCTATCCTTTCAAATAGCTTTGTGTCTCTAGACAATGCAGCAGATATAGAAGCCTCTGGAGTTTTGCTTGTTGTAAGATCACGGAGCCCAGATTTCTAAAGAAAGAACATAGGAATGCCTGAATAATTCAGTTTCAAGAAGAAGACATCCAggaaaacataaaaagaaaataaaaaataaaataaattgcacAAAACACCTGAATTTTCTCTGCAACTTCCAATATATTGAGGCCATTGCTCCCTTCAACAGAAAGGACGTGAAATGCAGCAAATTTAACAGTTCCAGGAGTCAAGCGATGTCTTGATCTACTTGGCTTAGATAATCCCTTCTCTTGCATGATAGCAACTGCATTTTTTACTGCAGCTCCACTGCGTAGATGAGAGATTATGTCTTTACAATCATGACCCTGCACTTGCAACccgaagaaaataaagaaaaataccagTTTTTAAGAAATGCTTAGAATGTTTTTTGTTCCTAATATGTAATTTTTGGGTTAAATTACTCTGACAGTCCTATAGTTTAACCAAATTTGAAACTAAATCCCTATAATTTAAAAGCTTTTAATTGGGTTCTTATACTGTTTtgaattttgtaattaggtcatTGCTGCGCAAAAAATGATAAGAGTTAGCAGAatattcctctccaaattgaggCCTTTTTCCAGTATAACACTTTTTAAAACCTTTTACCAAAACGTGACCCTTTTCAAACTAGTGCCCTCGTATTTTTTTGGCACACTGACTCAGAGACGGCCAATCCAAATCTGTATTCCATGTAGAAAGCACCAATCACGAAAGCGCCTCCTATGCAAAAACGCTAAGTGTTTAGCACATTCCGCTATGGATATGCTGAAAGTAAAGGCGCATTCAAGTTGGAAACGCGAGACGAACAAGCACCTCGtggaataataatttttttatacataattaataattaaaaataagtaaattaataaattaatgttGATAAAAGTAGTGttacatttaaatatatttatcaatTTAACTAAGTTtaatatcataaataaatattgataaaaaatacaaaaaaaaaaactataatacaATATAACGAAATATATATTCTTAGTTAAAGAAAATTGTTACAATAAAATATAGTATTCCAAttaattatatgatattttttaatatactcatgataaaaaaaatattagataattgATCAgagtattattttataataaaaaaaattctaagatTATGTATTTCACCATTAGGTCTTTTAAAACCTTTTTGTTTTACATTTATTCATAACTTATTTATGGGAGTACTGTATTCcgtgattaaattttttttacccaAATATTTcgttaaattatattttagattAGCTGTGATTAATACTCATACCCATTGTAGCTTCATGTTGCATTTGATTCAATGACAAACAATTAGAAGCTTAGTTCACACGGTGTCAGtcaatcaatatttttttaattccttGTGGAACAAGTTTTAACTTTACGTATTAATGCTACAATGGGGAAGAAAAATGTGGACAATAAAAGGAAAGTTCCAATTAAAGATGAGCCGGCATGGATAAATATACATGATTAGACTTTAGTATAATAAGATTTTGACAATATGATGCTATGCACTGATGCTACACCTGCAGTACATAGCCGGTCCAAAGTTCGGATAAACGAGGAGGATTGTGTTAAGTTTTCGACAGCCAACATAAAAATTTAGTCGAATCTTCATGACATGGattaaagacattattgcgctaaaccTAGGTCGTTGCCCGAAAGCAACGCGCTGTATGACCCACGTACAATGTCAAATGAGCAAGAGCTACTGCATCGGTGCTCGGATGTAATGTTAAATGAGCAAGAGTTCCCACGTTTTTGTGAACGggcgagggtaaataagctagttcacaaaggaaaaAGTAAAGGTCagagcgacagaaggttgagattttggacatggaacataggcactctaacaggaaaattCATGAAGGTGATGGATACCATGACAAAGAGGAAGATTAACATCATGTGCCTATAAGAAACAAAATGGATCAGTGCAAAGACTAGGGACTTGGATACCTCCggattcaaactttggtatacaggaaaaaTGAATAATAGGAATGAGGTAGATATTATCGTGGATAAGCAATGAAAGAAGGACATAGTGaatgtcaagagggtgggtgatcagatcatctctatcaaacttgtggtgaaTGGGAGTACTTTTTAtatgattagcgcctatgcaccgcaagtgcgTTTGGACgagcaacacaagataaggttttgggaggatctagaaaGTTTGATCCAAGAAATACCTTCGagagataaaatttttttaggaGATTTAAATGGTCATGTTGGAAGAGAAGTGACTGTGACTGGATATGGAAATATTCACGGAAGCCATGGTTTTGAGGTGGTCAATACGGAGAATAAAACTATTTtagacttttcctcaacctttgaccttctcatcacaaatacatgttttaaaaagagagacggaCATCTTATAACTTATAGGAggggcatgacaagctctcaattCGACTTCTTTTTGTGGAGGAGAATTGACCggaattttgcattaattgtaaaattattcttggagagagtttaacaacacaacataggatgctcgtcatgaattttcgcgttgagcaaaagttgaagaaaagacgACCTACGAAGAATCCAaagacgaggtggtggcggatgaaagatGAGGaataaagaagcttcctaagacggatAGGAAAAGAGGCAAAATGAGAAAAGGATAGAAGCgcagagatgtggagggagatgacagaagttattagaagaacagtaaaaacaAGTTTTGGTGAATTTAGAgagataggaccaagagacaaggaatCCTGGTGGTGGAATACGAGTGTATAAGAAAAGATCAGGCAAAAAAGGTGTGCTTTAAATAGTTGACTTTGTGCCGTAATATagataattggaaaaaatataaggaGGCTA
Coding sequences:
- the LOC112737717 gene encoding homeobox-DDT domain protein RLT2 isoform X5, with amino-acid sequence MEGGGSEEEKRKEKPAEVENKIKRRMKTAFQLEVLEKTYVGEAYPSEAVRAELSAKLGLSDRQLQMWFCHRRLKDRKSAPTAKKPRNDHPPVAPDSVPEGEGLEQMAVADAMHDCGLASGLKPFGYSDPRRVVPNPSISFTGRGAGLPTMENNSYYEPHQAIEVLRAITFVERQLGQPLREDGPILGMEFDSLPPGAFGAPIEEVTLGQHRHSGSPFEAKIYDQRNKGIPRTLHEYQFIPEQLTVRNETFDRVAPTIHYSSPDGISHSRTLLPSQKSLLGGNESTPYGYGVQDQMPALNHLSQHVRQNHVLPSASGQIEGIPRKNTFVDVTVVTHSGVHPITLTDTALVPSDNTVIHEEEPSRLQRKRMNEEARIRRELEAHEKRVRKEIEKQDILRRKREEQIKKEMERNNRERRKEEERLLRERQREEERYQREQRRDLERREKLLQKESIRAEKLKQKEELRREKEAARIKAAYERALARRMTRESMGLIEDERLELMELATLKKRLPSILALDYETMQNLELYRGSHCWNLFSDGQTPFPPESVQLKKPFSIQPWSDSEEKTGNLLMVWRFLNTFADVLGIWSFTLDELIQAFHDYDPRLLGEIHIALLRSIMKDIEDVARTPSTGLGGNQNNVANYGGGHPQVAEGAYVWGFDIRNWQRHLNPLTWPEILRQFALSAGFGPKLQRHSESVHPCDNNEGHDCKDIISHLRSGAAVKNAVAIMQEKGLSKPSRSRHRLTPGTVKFAAFHVLSVEGSNGLNILEVAEKIQKSGLRDLTTSKTPEASISAALSRDTKLFERIAPLTYCVRPAYRKDLSDAEAIFSAARERIRIFKSGYMDAGEAEEGGREDDSESDVAEDIETDDLGAETNIKNGGFSSVEFNSETVMRIRKDTGKVSQTLGCYDHEKLDEDILSIVSEGIDMHKGISASCDIAVCSNDVSNPNLEGMDIDESIPDESWVQGLMEGEYSDLSVEERLNALVALVNVAIEGNLIRVTLEDRLEAANALKKQMWAEAQLGKRRIKEDYFVKMHPVSNFSNRSESNSAFPSLEDKQKPFLSVDNKNDEALLTPLGRCNQINELLENPNHIESSSLEVSHQLHQSSANQDNYSLQQFGFAPEKSRSNIKSYIGYLAEQTYMYRTLPLGLDRRHNRYWQFIASASPNDPGCGRIFVELHDGCWKLIDSEKGFDSLLGSLDVRGIRESHLHMMLQSIEMAFKESIRRNVHNGDARMENGDTVKRLKTEAFEVDTNNYCSDIHHPTSVCIDNSDASEVSTSFAVQLGRNEAENRDALLRYQDFEKWMLNECLNSSILCALKFGKRRRSKLLTVCDSCHDVYFFDRIKCPSCNRTLNAHGKAKIDTDYFHVSSYLPLRMRLLKVLLSIVEVSVPEEAFHGIWTNSYRKSWCTKLDACSSTEDLLEILTVLESAIKREYLDSNYETTSELLGSRSSSGCPPTNDFVGAERILPWVPCTTAAVALRLMELDACTSYTFQQKMESEKDKRIGIVMSLSLSEASDKICFCQIILP